The DNA sequence CGCTTGCTCCCGTTTTCGGCGCGATGATGCGCACCGTCGACGGCGTGCGCATCGACGCCGGGCACATCCCCGGCGACTCGCTCGAGCTCTGCATCGTCGTCGCCCACGGGTTCACCGGGACCTGGCGCGAGCGGGCGAGCCGCCGCATCGCGCACGTGCTGAACGGCTACGGCGGGGTGCTCGCCTTCGACTTCCGCGGCCACGGCCGTTCCTCCGGCCTGTCCACCGTGGGGGACAAGGAGATCCACGACATCGAGGCGGTGGTCCGGCACGCCCGGGTGGTCGGGTACCGCCGGGTGGTCACGGTCGGCTTCTCCATGGGCGCGGCGGTCGCGATCCGGCACGCCGGGCTGATCGGCGGGGTCGACGGGGTGGTGGCGGTGAGCGGCCCGGCCCGCTGGTACTACCGGGACACCCGGCCGATGCGGCAGGTGCACTGGGCGATCGAGCGGCCGATCGGCCGGCTGGCGGCCCGGCTGGTGAAGCGCACCCGGATCGCCACCGGGCCGTGGGATCCGGTGCCGGTGCCGCCGTACGAGGCGGTGCGGCACATCGCCCCGACCCCGCTGCTCATCGTGCACGGCGACGCCGACGCGTTCTTCCCGGTGGAGCACGCCCACCAGCTCTACGAGAACGCCCGCGAGCCGCGGGAACTGTGGATCGAGCCCGGGTACGGCCACGCCGAGACCGCGGCCACGCCCGCGCTGGTGCGGCGGATCGGGGAGTGGGCGGCGAAGTCCGCGAAAAAATCTCTCGAACCCCGAACTTCTCCCCGCGACCTGTCGTCTACCTAGGCACAGAACCGTTGCGAGCGGCGCAGCGGGAGCGGGGGCGTTCAGGTGGTGCACGGCGGGTGCCCACAACTGGCTGGGGAGCGCTGCCGGCACTCCGCCGTGCACCACCTGAACTCTATGCACTGATGGGACGCGCGTGCCCAAATGGCACGATTGGGGCACGAGTTAGTCGTTCCGGCATCGCCGACGAGATGGATCTCCTATAGTTCCCTTCCGTCTGAGGAAGGGGAGAGCGGCGTGAAACGTGGCCGGGTTCTCGCTCTGGCCGTCGTTCTTGCCGGGATGACCGCCCTCGCCGGTGCTCCCGGCGCCCAGGCGGAACCCGATCGGCAGACGAAGCTGAACCAGCTCACCAAGCAGGCCGCGGCGCTCACCAGGGCCTACCGCGGGGAGATCCAGAGCCTGGAGGAGGCGAAGCGGGCCGTGCGCCGGGCCGAGGCCCGGGTCAAGTCGCTCAAGGCGAGCGTCGCCGCCGCGCAGCGCACGCTCACCCAGTTCGCCCAGACCTCCTACATGCAGGGCGGCGTGGATCCGGGCCAGTTCCTCGCCTTCGGCGACGGCGACCTCGGCCAGGCCGCCACGCTCAACTACCTCGCCGCCATGCGGGCCGAACGGCTCAACCGCCTCAAGGAGATGCAGCAGGAGGCGAAGAAGGCCGAGAAGGCCGCCGACGACAAGGTCGAGGAGCTGCGCGAGAACATCGAGGAGCTGCAGCGCAAGCGGCGCGAGGTGGAGAGGCTGCTCGCCCGGTTCGGCTTCCAGAAGCCCGACGCGGGCACCGGGCTCACCCCGCGCATGATCAGCGTGCGCAACGCGATCCTGCAGCAGTTCCCGATGCCGTACGGCTACGGCTGCCTGCGCCGCGGCGACGCCGGCGAGCACGGCGTCGGCCGGGCGTGCGACTTCATGATGGCCCCCGGCGGCCGCTACGCGACCGGCGCCGACCTCGAGCGCGGCAACGCCCTCGCCGAGTGGTGCATCAGGAACGGCCGGCGGCTCGGGATCATGTACATCATCTGGCAGCAGAAGTACTACGACATCCGCACCGGCAGCGGCTGGCGCATGATGGCCGACCGCGGCAGCCCCACCGCCAACCACTACGACCACGTGCACGTGTCGGTGCTCTAGGCCGGTGCGCCCGCCCCGCCGTACCGGTCGGCGGTCGATGCCGGGTGCCGCGAACCCCCGCGGCGGGCGGCGGAGCCCATGGATAATGGCGGGGTGACGAAGGTCTCCGACGGGACGCTGCGGCGTCGCCCGGCCCAGCGGCGCAGCCAGGAGCGGGTCGAGCGCATGCTCGACGAGTGCGCCCGGCTTCTCGACGAGGTCGGGTACGACGGGCTGACCACCAAGGAGGTGGCGCGCCGGGCCAACGTGCCGATCGGCACCTTCTACCAGTTCTTCCCGGACAAGCAGGGCCTGGTGCGCGCCCTCGGGCTGCGCAACCTCGACGCGTTCCTCGACCGGGTCACCGCGCGGCTCACCGAGCGGCGGCTCAAGAACTGGACCGAGGCGGTCGACATCCTCGTCGACGAGTTCGTCGACATGAAGCACACGATGCCGGGCTTCGGCGTCATGGACTTCGGCGAGGTGCTCGTCACCCCGGGCGGCCCCGGGCTGCGCGGCACCGAGCGCATGCTCGACGGGCGGCGGGAGAACAACTTCGTCGTCGCCGACCGGGTACGGGCGCTCGCCGTCGAGGTGCTCGGCGCCCCGGCGAGCCCGGAACTCGACCGCGCGATCGTGGTCGCGGTGGAGGCGGCCGACGCGGTCCTCAAGCTCGCCTTCCGCGTCGACCCCCAGGGCGACCCCGCGCTGATCGCCGAGTGCAAGCGGCTCGTCCGCCGGTACCTCGAGGACTACGCCTCCTGACCCCGCGCGGGCACGGCTGAAGGGAGGGCCGGATGACCACGCACGCGGCCGGCCGGGGGAGCACCGGCTACTACACCCCGGCGCAGGTGGCCGAGGAGACCGGGTTCAGCATCGACACGCTGCGGTACTACGAGCGCATCGGCCTGCTCGGCCGGGTGGCGCGGAACGCCGCCGGGCGGCGCCGGTTCACCGACGAGGATCTCGGCTGGCTCGGCTGGATCCGCTGCCTGCGGGACACCGGCATGCCGATCGCCGAGATGCTCCGGTTCGCGGAGCTGATGCGCGCCGGGGACCACACCATCCCCGACCGGATCGCGATGCTCGAGGCGCACGACCGCAACGTCGAGGCGATGATCGCCGACCTGCGGGAGAAGCAGGAGGCGATCAAGCGCAAGATCGCCCACTACCGGGACCTGCTCGCCCTGTCCGAGGCGACCGCGGACCACGCCGCGGCCGAGCCGGACCCCGCGCCGCGGGCCTGACCGCGGGCCGTACCCCACCGCGGCCTTCCCGCCTAGCCTGGGATGGGTGAACTGGTCGTCCTACGGCGCGTTCCTCGCGTTCGCGACGGTGCTCACGCTGCTGCCCGGGCCCGACTTCGCCGTGGTGGTGAAGAACACGCTGGCGGGCGGGCGGCGGCGCGGCGCCTGGTGCTCGGCCGGGGTGAGCCTGTCCTGCGCGGTCCAGGGCGCGGCGACCGCCACCGGCCTCGGCGTCCTGATCACGCAGCTGCAGCCGGTGTTCCAGGCGGTCAGGTGGGCGGGCGTGGCCTACCTCGGCTACCTGGGGGTGCAGACGTTGCGCTCGGCGTTCCGCGGGCACTACCCGCGGCTCACCGGCGGCGCGGCCGCGGCCCGCGGCGGCCTGCGGGAGGGCTTCCTGTCGAACATCACCAACCCGAAGACGCTCGTGTTCTACCTGGCGGTGCTGCCGCAGTTCATCTCGCCGGGCGCGGCGGCGTTCACGCTGCCGCTGTTCGCGCTGAGCCACGCCGTGATCTCCCTGCTCTGGCTGTGGGTGGTCGTCGCGGTCCTCGACGTGGTGCGGGCGGTGCTCTCCCGGCGCACGGTACGGCGGGCACTCGACACCGTGATCGGCGTGGCGCTGCTCGGCTTCGGCGCGCGGCCGGCCGCCGAGGGCTGAGCGCGGGCGCCGGCTGACGTCGCGTCCCCCGGCCGACGCGCGGGCACGCGCCGGCGGCTCGCCGTACCTCTGGTCCCAGGGTCGTCGGGCCCGGCCTGTGGGGGTGCGACCGTCCCGCCTTGACCAGGGAAAACGGCGGGAATGGGCGGGTATGCGGAGACGTTACCGCCCTGTTCTTGACCCGGGTGTGCGGCGGTGGCTTCATGGGCCGCGACAACGTTGTCAGCCCGTGCGAAACCTTCGGGGGAGTTTCGTTGCCGGGGTGGGACCGAAGGGATGGGCGATGCGGAGACGGTGGATGAAGGCCGCCGCGATGGGTCTGGCCGGCGTGCTCGCGCTCACCGCCTGCGGCGGCGGCGACCCCGGGGACGGCGGCCTGGGCGGGTCCTCCAAGAAGCGGGTGGAAATCTTCTCCTGGTGGACCGGTCCGGGTGAGGTGGACGGCCTCAAGGCGATGCGCCAGATCTTCGAGCGGAGGAACCCGAACTTCACGTTCTACGACGCCGCGGTCGCCGGCGGCTCCGGTGACCAGGCGCGGGCGCTGCTCTCCAGCAAGCTCAAGGCGAACCGGCCGCCGGACACCTTCCAGGGCCACGCGGGCGCCGAGCTGCAGGGCTACATCAAGGCCGGCAAGCTCGAGCCGCTCAACTTCCTCTACGACGAGCTCAGGCTGCGCGACGTCTTCCCCGAGCAGCTCGTCGAGCAGATCACCGTGGACGGCAACATCTACTCGGTTCCGGTCAACATCCACCGGTCGAACATCCTCTGGTTCAACCCCAAGGTGCTGAAGGACGCCGGGGTCTCCGGCCCGCCGAAGTCGATCAAGGAGTTCGTCGACGCGCTGGAGAAGGTCAAGAAGGCCGGCAGGATCCCGCTGTCGATCGGCCCCCAGTGGACCCGGGTGCACCTGCTGGAGAGCGTGCTGCTCGGCTCGCTCGGCACCGAGCGGTACAACGCGCTGTGGACGGCGAGCGCCGACTGGTCCGGCGCGGACATCACCACGGCGCTGGAGAACTTCAAGAAGATCACGTCGTACGCCGGCACCCCGCAGGAGGACTGGCAGCCCGCGGCGAAGCAGGTCGCCGACGGCGAGGCCGCCTTCAACGTCATGGGTGACTGGGCCTACGGCTACTTCGCGAACCCGCCGGACGGCGGCCTCGGCAAGACCGCCGGGCAGGACTTCGACTGGGCCTCGGCGCCGGGCACCGACGGCACCTTCATGTGGCTGTCCGACAGCTTCACCCTGCCGAAGGGCGCCCCGAACCGGGACGGCGCGATCGCCTGGCTCAAGGTCGCCGCGAGCAAGGAGGGCCAGGACGCGTTCAACCCGCTGAAGGGCTCGATCCCGGCCCGCAAGGACGCCGACAGGTCGCTCTACAAGGACTACCTCGCCTACAGCCTCGAGCAGTGGGCGACGAACAGGCTCGCCGGGTCGATCCAGCACGGCGTGGTCGCCAACGACGCGTGGCGCAACGCGATCAACGAGGCCGTCGGCCGGTTCATGCAGGACCGGGACGTGGCGAAGCTGCAGCGGGCGCTCGTGGGCGCGGCGAAGAACAGCGGCCAGTAGGCCGGGCCCGGCCACGTGCTGTCGAAGTGGCGGTTCGCGGGCGCCGGCCTGGCCTTCACGCCGCCGCTGTTCGCCTCGCCTCGATCCCGGCCGTGATCGGCCACATCCTGCTCGGCCGGTCCTTCAGGCGCGGCCTCATGGCCGGTGCGCTGACGGGTTGACGAGCGAGTCGCCGAGCGGCGTGCGGTGGTAGAGCACGCTGCGGCCGGTGCGCACCCCGGCGATCAGCCCCGCCTCGCGCAGCGCGGCGATGTGGTCGCCGGTGCCGCCGATGCTCAGCCCGAGCCGGGCGGCGAGCTGGGTGGTGGTCGCGGGCACCTCGAGCTCGGTGAGGATGGCGGTCCTGGTCCGGCCGATGAGCCGGGCCAGGCCGCCCGGCGCGTCCTGCGGGGCGGCCACGCCGCGCGCCGGGTAGATCAGCGCGTACGGCCAGGCGTCCGTCACGTAGTCCAGGTAGGCGCCCGCGTTCTTGATGAAGACGCTCGGCACGAACAGCAGGCCGCGGCCGTCGAGACGGCAGGTCCGGTCGTCCGCGCCGACCCGTACCTCGATGTGGCCGCAGGCGTCGTCGTCGCGCCAGCGCACCTGTGGGGAGAGGTCGTCGAGGGCGGCGCGCCAGCCGTACGTGGCGAGCCGCCCGGCCCGCTGCACCACGTCGCGCTCGAGGATCGCGTGGAACCGCGGCCAGCTCGGCGCGATCACCTCGCGCCAGAGGGCCTCCAGCGCGTCGGCGATGCGGGCGACCACGTCGCGGTCGCGCAGCACCCGCATCACCGGCTCGGGCAGCGGCTCCCGTTCCTGCAGACTGCGGGCGATCTCGGCGTGGGCCTGCTCGGCCGGGGTGGCGCGCATCGCGGCGATCTCATCGTCGAAGGTGACGTTCACCCCGGTGGGCGGCGGCGCGATGAAGTCCGGGGTGTACCGCCGCGGCACGTACAGCGCGACCAGCGCGCGCAGCTCCGGCATGGACTCCTGCAGCCGGAGGTACGCCGGGCGGGAGCGGGCCACCCAGTCGCGGAGCGCGCCGACCTCCGTCCTGCCGGAGAGCGCCCACACGGCGTGCAGGGTCTCGATGAGCGGTGAGATGGCGAATCTGCTCGCCATGATGTCCTGCGCGCTGACCTCGATCCGGAGCATCCGATCACCACTCTTCAGGTGAGTGCGTAGAGCACAGTTTGCCGCTATCAGCCCAGCTGCGCCCTCCTTGGACGCATCTTTTCGGCTATTTCCGAATTTCTGGCTGAGTGGCCCGGGGCGGCGCGAGCATCGGGGCCATGACCACGTTCGGCCAGGTGTTCGCCGAGCCCCGGTTCCGGGTGCTGTTCGTCGGCCAGACGCTGCTGGTGGCCGGGGACACCGTGAAGATGCTCGCGTTCTCCGTGCTCGTCTACGCCCGCACCGGATCGCCGGGGCTGTCCGCTGCGGCGTACCTGTCCGGCTTCCTGCCCGAGGTGGTGGGCGGGATCTTCCTGCTGTCGATCGCCGACCGGATGCGGCCGCGGGCCCTGATGATCGCCGGCGACCTGCTGCGGGCGGCGACGTGCGTCGCGCTCGCCGTGGGCGGGCTGCCGGTGTGGGCGGCGCTCGCGCTCGTCTTCGTGACCGGGGTGCCGAGGCCGGTCTTCAGCGCGGCGCGCGCCGCGATGCTGCCGGAGATGCTGGCGGGCGACGCGTTCGTGCTCGGCCGGGCGGCGCTCGGCATGGTGGCGGCCGGGGCGCAGATCGCCGGGTTCGCGGCCGGCGGGCTCGTGCTCGCCGCGACCGGGCCGGAGCGGGCGCTGCTGGTGACCGCGGCGCTCTCGCTGCTCAGCGCGGCCGTGGAGCGGCTGGGGCTGCCCGACACCCCGCCGCGCGCCGGCGGTGCGCGGAAGGGAACCGTGCGCACCACGCTGCGGGGCAACCGGGAGCTGCTCGCCGACCGCCGGGTGCGCGGGCTGCTGCTCGCCGGGTGGCTGCCGATGCTCGTCTTCGTCGGCGCCGAGGCGGTGTTCGTGCCGTACCTGACCGGGCTCGGCTCGCCGTCCGGAGCCGGGCTGGTGCTCGCCGCCACCGCCGCTGGCATGGGGCTGGGCAATCTCGTGGTGGGCCGGTTCGTCTCGCCCGACGGGCGCGAGCGGCTGGTCTTCCCGCTCATGCTGCTGAGCGGGGTGCCGCTGGTGGCGTTCGCCGCGCGGCCGGGCGTCGCCGTCGCCGCGGTGCTCGCCGCGGCGGGCTGCGCCTGCCTCGCCTACAACCTCGGCCTGCAGCGCCCGTTCGTGGACGCGGTGCCGCCCGACCGTCTCGGCCAGGCGTACGGCCTGCAGAACTCCGGGATGATGACCGCGCAGGCGGTGGGCGCGATGCTCGTCGGCGCCCTCGCCGAGGTGGTGCCAACGCACCACGCGATCGCCTGGGCGGGCGTCGCCGCGGTCGGCTGCGCGCTCGCGCTGCGGGCGACCGTGCGCAACGGGCTCGCCGTCAGGCGGCCCGGGCCGGTGGCGGGATCTCCCCGGACCCGCGCACGATGAGCCGGGTGGGCAGCAGCACCCGCTGGGCCGGGCCGCGATCGCCGGCGAGCCGCCGGAACAGCAGCTCCGCGGCGGTCCGGCCGAGCCCGGCCGGGTCCTGGGCGACCACGGTCACCCCCGGCACGAGCAGGTCGGCGAGCTCGAGGTCGTCGAAGCCGACGAGCGCGGGCCGGTCCGGGCCGGGGCGCGCGGCGAGCGCCCGCAGCACGTGCGTGGTGATCAGGCCGTTCGCGGTGAACAGCGCGGTGGGCGGGTACGGCAGCGCGGCCATCGCGGCGAGCGCGGCGCGCAGCCGGTGCGGATCCGGGCGGCCCAGGCTCACCAGCGCCTCGTCGTACGGCAGGCCCGCGGCGGCGAGCGCGTCGCGGTAGCCGCGCAGCCGCTCCCGCGCGGTGAAGATCGCCGGCGAGTCGCCGAGGAACGCGATCCTGCGGTGGCCGTGCCGGATCAGGTGGGCCACGCCCTGCGCCGCGCCGCCCGCGTTGTCGCTGAGCACGGTGTCGGCCTCCAGGCCGGACCCGGGCGGCCGGTCGGCGAACGCGACCGCGACGCCCGCCTCCAGCTCGGGCCGCAGGTGGCCGTGGTCGGTCCCGGCCGGGACGATGACGAGCCCGTCGACCCGGCGGGCGCAGAACGCCGTCACGATGTCCCGCTCCAGGGCCGGGTCCTCCTCGGAGATGCCGGTGAACAGCAGGTGGCCGTGGCTCCGGGCGACCGCCTCGACCGCCCGGCTGAGCCCGGAGTAGAACCGGTCGCTGACGTCCCCGATCACCAGGCCGATGCTCGCGGTCCGGCCCGCGCGCAGCAGCCGGGCGCTGTCGTTGCGCCGGTAGCCGAGCCGCCGGATCGCCTCGCGTACCCGTTCGGCGGTGGCGGGGTTGACGCCGGGCTCGCCGTTCACCACCCGGGACACGGTCTTGAGCGCCACCCCCGCCGCGGCGGCCACGTCGCGCATGGTCGGCCGGCCGCGTCTGGTGTCCGTCACGTGGAGATCATCCCGCAGAACATGGGGCTTGACAACGTTGTCAAGATCTCGATCAGGGGTGGCGCCCCTGGAATGACCACTCCGTGCCACGCGGACTTCCGCACGATATAAGCCTGTTTGACCCCAAGTGGTCATGGGACATACGTTCTGACTGGTCGTCCCGTCGACCGGAACGGTCCGAAGTCACCGTCCCGGATCGCCGAGGCGACCTCGTGACGAGCGTTCCGGGTAGCGCGGCCGGGTCGGGTGGCCGGTGCGGGCGGTGGGTGAGGCGGACCCGCCGCGTCACGAAGTCGGCGATCACCCCTGGCACCGGGAAGGACGGGCGAGTGTGAGGACGGTACGGGACGCGGCGTTCGACGTGCTGCGCCGCACCGGCATGACCACGATCTTCAGCAACCCCGGATCCACCGAGATCCCGCTGCTCGCCGGGCTCCCCGACGATTTCGCGTTCGTGCTCGGGCTGCACGAGGGCGCCGTGGTCGGCATGGCCACCGGCTGGGCGATCGCGCACAACAGGCCCGCGCTCGCGCTGCTGCACACCACCGCCGGGCTCGGCAACGCGGTCGGCGCGATCGCCACCGCGCGGTCGAACCGCGCCCCGGTGGTGATCGTCACCGGCCAGCAGGACCGCCGCCACCTCGCGCTCGAGCCGTTCCTCGCCGGGCACGGGCTCACCGCGCTCGCCGGGCCGTACCCGGTGTGGACGGCCGAGCCGGTGCGCCCCCAGGAGGTGCCCGGCGCGATCGCCCGCGCCTGCCACGAGGCGGCCACCCGGCGCGGCCCCGCGATCGTCGTGGTGCCCCAGGACGACTGGGCGCAGCCCGCCGAGGAGGCCGTGCTCGCCGCCCCCGGCACCGTGCTGCGGCCCGCCGCGGTGACCGACGCCGACGTCGCCGAGCTCGCCCGGCTGCTCGCCGGGGCGCGCTCGCCCGCGCTCGTCACCGGCGCGGGCGCGGACTCGCCCGAGGCGTGGCGCGCGCTGGTCGCGCTCGCCGAGCGGCTGCGCTGCCCGGTCTTCGCCGAGCCGTTCGGCTCCCGGGCCGGGTTCCCGCAGGACCACCCGCAGTACGGCGGGCTGCTCCCGGCCGAACGCGAAGGGCTGCGCGAACGGCTGCGCGGCCACGACGTGGTGCTCGCCGTGGGCGCGGCCGCGTTCCGCCAGTACGTCTACCGGCCCGGCCCGCTGGTGGCCGCGGGCACGGTCGTGGCGGTCGTCTCCGACGACCCGGACGAGGTGCACCGCAGCGCGGCCGAGCTCGCCGTGCTCGCCCCGCCCGCCGCGGTCTGCGAACGGCTCGCCGCGCTCGTGCCCGAGCGGACCGGCGTGGCCGCGCCCTCGTTCGCCCGTGACACCGCTCCGCCGTACACCCCGGGCGAGCCGCTGCGGGCGGTGCACGTGCTCGGCGAGCTCGCGGCGCGGCTCGCGCCCGAGACGATCCTCGTGGAGGAGACCCCCTCGTCCCGGCCGGACCTGGTCCGGCTGATCCCGGCCCGGCGGCCGCTCGGCTTCCTCGCCGCGGGCATGGGCGGGCTGGGGTTCGCGCTGCCCGCCGCGGTCGGGCTGCGCATGGCCGCGCCGGACCGGCCCGTGGTTGCGGTGACCGGGGACGGCGCGGCGCTGTACGGCATACAGGCGTTGTGGAGCGCGGCGCACTACCACGTGGGCGTGTTGTTCGTCGTGCTCGCCAACGGGCGGTACGCGGTGATGGACCGGCTCGCCGAGGGCATCGGCGCCGGCAAGGCGCCGTGGCCGCCGTTCCCCGAGGTGAGCGTGGCCGGGCTGGCCCGCTCGCTCGGGTGCCCGGCACGCCGGGTGGAGGACCTAGCGGACCTCACCGCCGTGCTGGACGAGGTCATCCCGGCACTCGGCCGGCGTGACGAGCCGCTGCTGCTCGACGTCGCCGTGGTGCCCGACACGGAGTACCGGTTGTGAACCACAGCACGCTCAAACGCGCCCTGCTCGTCGTCGCGTTCACCCTCGCGGCGCTCAACCTGCGGCCCGCGCTCGCCAACGTCTCGCCGCTGCTCAACGAGATCCGCGCCGATCTCGGGCTGAGCGCGGCCGCGGCCGGGGCGATCACCACGGTGATGGTGCTCTGCCTCGGCGTGCTCAGCCCGGCCGCGCCGGTGCTGGTCCGCCGCTTCGGGCTCGACCGCACGCTGCTGATCGCCCTGGTGGTGCTCACCACCGGGATCGCGCTGCGCAGCGCCGACGGGGTGCTGTGCCTCTACGCCGGCGCGGCGGTGGCGGGCACCGCGATCGCGGTGATGAACGTGATCATGCCGGGCGTGGTGAAGGAGCGCTTCCCCACCCGGATCGGGCTGTTCACCGGCATCTACACCTCGGCGCTCGTCGCCGGGGCCGCGGCCGGATCCGCGCTCATGGTGCCGCTGGAGGAGGAGTACGGCTGGCGCCTGGCGGCGGGATCCGCGGCGGCGCTCGCGTTCCTCGCCGCGGTGCTGTGGTACCCGCACGTCCAGCGCGGCCCGGCCCCGATCCAGCCGGTCGAGCCCGGGCGGTACCGCAGGCTGCTCGGCCGCCGGGTGACCTGGTACGTCACCGGGTTCCTCGGCGTGCAGTCGATGACCTTCTACCTCATGCTCGCCTGGCTGCCCACGGTGTTCCGGGACGCCGGGCTGTCCGCGGTGGACGCCGGGAACCTGCTCGGCCTCACCAACTTCGTGCAGATCGCCGCGACGCTCGCCATGCCGCAGATCGCGGCGCGCGCCCGGAGCCAGGCGCCGCACGCCGTACTGTCCACGATGCTCACCCTCACCGGGTTCGCCGCGGTGATGGTCGCCCCCGCCACGGTGCCCTGGCTGTGGATGATCATCCTCGGCCTGGGCCAGGGGTCGACGATCTCCCTCGCGCTGCTCATCATCACCCTGCGGGCGCCCGACCCGACCTCGGTCACCGCGCTGTCCGCGGTCGCCCAGTCGGTCGGGTACGTGTTCGCCGCGGCCGGGCCGGTGCTCATCGGCATGATCCACGAGCTCACCCACGGCTGGACCGTGCCGCTCGGGGTGGCGGTCGGCCTCAGCGTGGTCCAGCTCGGCTTCGGGTACCTGGCGGGCCGCCCGGTGCCGCAGCGTGCGCGGCCCGTCCCGGTTTCGTCATAGCGTTTCCGGTTCGGCACAGTTTTTCGTCATGGCTCGGCGGGCGACCGGCGTGGCGTCGCGGCGCGCGCCGGTGCGCGCGGTAGACATCCAGACACACATCCGGGCCGCCGCGATGATTCCGGCGCCCGGTTCGGTACCCGGCGGGGTACCGGAATTCGGGGATGTCGCCTTTTGTGCCGGATCACGCCATGTCCATGCCTTCGTACGCTCTTTTCACGGCCGGATCGCTCGCCGTGAGCCTCGTTTCCGGGCTCGTCGCCGGCGTCGCGCCGGCCGCGGACGCCGTCGCGCGCAAATCCGGGAAAGGGTGCCGGATCGGCTCGTTCTGGAAAATAGATAACTTTCGGCCGCGTAATTTCTATATTCCCGGCACTCGCTATATCGACGGCCCGGGCGGCGTGATGCGGGTGTGGGTGATGCGCGCCTACACCATCAGGTCCGAGTTCGAGATCGAGGACTGGCACGAGCGGGAGCGGCGCCGTACCCGCTTCGGCCCGGTCCGCCCCGGCGACGGCCCCGCCGAGATCACCCGGGAGGTCGAGCGGGAGGTGGAGCGCGAGCGCGGGCGCTCGGTACGGCGGGCGGGCGGCGAGGACCCCGGCCGGGCCGCCGACCAGGTCACCGGCCGGGTCGACGGCACTGCCGGCGGCGCGGACGACGCCGAGCGCGAGGTGACGCACGCCTCCAAGATCAAGATCAAGGACGGCCGGGCCGTGCTGACCAGGGCCGACGAGCGCGAGCTGATCCGGACGATCCGCCACATGGTGAGCCCGCTGATCAGCGACGACCACACGGTGGAGGTCGGGCACGAGTACACCCGGAAAATCTCGCCGGGTAAATACGGATATGCGCGGTATCGTGTGTTCGGTTATCGGGTGAAGTTCTCGAAATGGTGGCGTGGCGACGACTGCCGGGTGCACTGGGCCGCATCCGGTGTGGCCGGGGTTCCGGCCCGGGTCGAGGGCTGGGTGTATCGGGAGAGCAAACGCCCCGACCCCAAATGGCTGCGCGGCCGATAGCCATTTCCTGTATTCACCGCACTTTCTCCGGTCCATCGGGTTAATGTGCCCCGTGGTACCGGAGAAAGGGGTGGGCGGAAATGACGAACCGGTTGCTGGCCGGGACGCTGGCCGTGCTCGCGGGAGGGGTGCTCGCGACCCACGCCGACGCGAGCGGCGCGGTCGCCGAGCGGGCCACCGAACGGGCCACGGTGAAGCCCGCGCGGGCCACGGCGACCCACGTCGTGATCGCGCACCGGGGCGCGAGCGCGTACCGGCCGGAGCACACGCTGCTCTCCTACGAGACCGCGATCCGCATGGGCGCCGACTACATCGAGCCCGACCTGGTGTCGACCAAGGACCACGTGCTCGTCGCCCGCCACGAGAACGAGATCTCCGCCACCACCGACGTGGCCGAGCGTCCCGAGTTCGCCGACCGCCGCACCACCAAGATCATCGACGGCAAGCGGGTGACCGGCTGGTTCACCGAGGACTTCACCCTCGCCGAGCTGCGCACGCTGCGCGCCCGGGAGCGGGTGCCCCACCTGCGCCCCGGCAACACCGCCTACGACGGCCTGGCGCGCATCCCCACCTTCGACGAGGTCGTGCGGCTCGCCAAGCGGTACGGCGTGGGCGTCTACCCGGAGACCAAGCACCCCACGTACTTCGACTCGATCGGGCTGTCGCTGGAGGAGCCGCTGCTCGAGGTGCTGCGCCGGCACGGCTGGACCGACCGGGACGACCCGGTGTACATCCAGTCGTTCGAGACCCGTAACCTGCGCGAGCTGCGGCGGCGCACCCGGGTCCGGCTCGTCCAGCTCATCGGCGCCGAGGGCGCGCCGTACGACCTGGTCGCCGCGGGCGACGACCGC is a window from the Thermopolyspora flexuosa genome containing:
- a CDS encoding LacI family DNA-binding transcriptional regulator, coding for MTDTRRGRPTMRDVAAAAGVALKTVSRVVNGEPGVNPATAERVREAIRRLGYRRNDSARLLRAGRTASIGLVIGDVSDRFYSGLSRAVEAVARSHGHLLFTGISEEDPALERDIVTAFCARRVDGLVIVPAGTDHGHLRPELEAGVAVAFADRPPGSGLEADTVLSDNAGGAAQGVAHLIRHGHRRIAFLGDSPAIFTARERLRGYRDALAAAGLPYDEALVSLGRPDPHRLRAALAAMAALPYPPTALFTANGLITTHVLRALAARPGPDRPALVGFDDLELADLLVPGVTVVAQDPAGLGRTAAELLFRRLAGDRGPAQRVLLPTRLIVRGSGEIPPPARAA
- a CDS encoding ArsR/SmtB family transcription factor, whose protein sequence is MLRIEVSAQDIMASRFAISPLIETLHAVWALSGRTEVGALRDWVARSRPAYLRLQESMPELRALVALYVPRRYTPDFIAPPPTGVNVTFDDEIAAMRATPAEQAHAEIARSLQEREPLPEPVMRVLRDRDVVARIADALEALWREVIAPSWPRFHAILERDVVQRAGRLATYGWRAALDDLSPQVRWRDDDACGHIEVRVGADDRTCRLDGRGLLFVPSVFIKNAGAYLDYVTDAWPYALIYPARGVAAPQDAPGGLARLIGRTRTAILTELEVPATTTQLAARLGLSIGGTGDHIAALREAGLIAGVRTGRSVLYHRTPLGDSLVNPSAHRP
- a CDS encoding CynX/NimT family MFS transporter is translated as MNHSTLKRALLVVAFTLAALNLRPALANVSPLLNEIRADLGLSAAAAGAITTVMVLCLGVLSPAAPVLVRRFGLDRTLLIALVVLTTGIALRSADGVLCLYAGAAVAGTAIAVMNVIMPGVVKERFPTRIGLFTGIYTSALVAGAAAGSALMVPLEEEYGWRLAAGSAAALAFLAAVLWYPHVQRGPAPIQPVEPGRYRRLLGRRVTWYVTGFLGVQSMTFYLMLAWLPTVFRDAGLSAVDAGNLLGLTNFVQIAATLAMPQIAARARSQAPHAVLSTMLTLTGFAAVMVAPATVPWLWMIILGLGQGSTISLALLIITLRAPDPTSVTALSAVAQSVGYVFAAAGPVLIGMIHELTHGWTVPLGVAVGLSVVQLGFGYLAGRPVPQRARPVPVSS
- the mdlC gene encoding benzoylformate decarboxylase — its product is MRTVRDAAFDVLRRTGMTTIFSNPGSTEIPLLAGLPDDFAFVLGLHEGAVVGMATGWAIAHNRPALALLHTTAGLGNAVGAIATARSNRAPVVIVTGQQDRRHLALEPFLAGHGLTALAGPYPVWTAEPVRPQEVPGAIARACHEAATRRGPAIVVVPQDDWAQPAEEAVLAAPGTVLRPAAVTDADVAELARLLAGARSPALVTGAGADSPEAWRALVALAERLRCPVFAEPFGSRAGFPQDHPQYGGLLPAEREGLRERLRGHDVVLAVGAAAFRQYVYRPGPLVAAGTVVAVVSDDPDEVHRSAAELAVLAPPAAVCERLAALVPERTGVAAPSFARDTAPPYTPGEPLRAVHVLGELAARLAPETILVEETPSSRPDLVRLIPARRPLGFLAAGMGGLGFALPAAVGLRMAAPDRPVVAVTGDGAALYGIQALWSAAHYHVGVLFVVLANGRYAVMDRLAEGIGAGKAPWPPFPEVSVAGLARSLGCPARRVEDLADLTAVLDEVIPALGRRDEPLLLDVAVVPDTEYRL
- a CDS encoding MFS transporter — its product is MTTFGQVFAEPRFRVLFVGQTLLVAGDTVKMLAFSVLVYARTGSPGLSAAAYLSGFLPEVVGGIFLLSIADRMRPRALMIAGDLLRAATCVALAVGGLPVWAALALVFVTGVPRPVFSAARAAMLPEMLAGDAFVLGRAALGMVAAGAQIAGFAAGGLVLAATGPERALLVTAALSLLSAAVERLGLPDTPPRAGGARKGTVRTTLRGNRELLADRRVRGLLLAGWLPMLVFVGAEAVFVPYLTGLGSPSGAGLVLAATAAGMGLGNLVVGRFVSPDGRERLVFPLMLLSGVPLVAFAARPGVAVAAVLAAAGCACLAYNLGLQRPFVDAVPPDRLGQAYGLQNSGMMTAQAVGAMLVGALAEVVPTHHAIAWAGVAAVGCALALRATVRNGLAVRRPGPVAGSPRTRAR